The Streptomyces cynarae genome contains a region encoding:
- a CDS encoding DUF4232 domain-containing protein yields the protein MSFARTARPTRAVRPTGAARPRLLAAVTVALAALALSACENGEGVRDEGPSSLPGSSVRETGHPGRAVPCSGRHMRATVTRVSEPVNHLLLTMTNTGAVNCSLNGYPKALFGDSGSLAPPAQEPKPHTARITLSPGGSAYAGVLLSAADGTGGHGRTVTSLTITLPTGPAARPALPPEGVHVDDTLRVTCWLPNRKAALTY from the coding sequence ATGTCCTTTGCTCGTACCGCCCGTCCCACCCGTGCCGTCCGTCCCACCGGTGCCGCCCGCCCCCGGCTGCTCGCCGCCGTCACGGTCGCGCTCGCCGCGCTCGCGCTGTCGGCGTGCGAGAACGGCGAGGGGGTACGGGACGAGGGTCCTTCCTCGCTGCCCGGCTCGTCCGTCCGGGAGACCGGGCACCCGGGCAGGGCGGTCCCCTGCTCGGGCAGGCACATGCGGGCGACGGTGACGCGGGTGAGCGAGCCGGTGAACCACCTGCTGCTGACGATGACGAACACGGGCGCCGTCAACTGCTCCCTCAACGGCTACCCGAAGGCCCTCTTCGGCGATTCCGGCTCCCTGGCGCCGCCGGCTCAGGAGCCGAAGCCCCATACAGCCCGGATCACCCTCTCGCCCGGGGGGTCCGCATACGCGGGCGTGCTGCTGTCGGCGGCGGACGGCACCGGCGGTCACGGCCGCACCGTCACGTCCCTCACGATCACGCTCCCCACCGGCCCGGCCGCCCGCCCGGCACTCCCGCCCGAGGGCGTGCACGTCGACGACACGCTGCGGGTCACGTGCTGGCTGCCGAACCGGAAGGCGGCGCTGACGTACTGA
- a CDS encoding type 1 periplasmic-binding domain-containing protein, whose product MATVEPVFEHADRLFDLLRRLVRRPGKGEVPSEVPERDGIPILGLLGDHQDGLAEQVVAALGAAQPRSVPHELVDLDLRRAEVVAERGDPSAANHLDPDWQRAELCRRILVQLADEYSSPRYGHDRSVRFRRLGLVNWLLEMTDTVRQPDSQHGQIVLRRLRDRELERRRLFGFMRSPSTEVALQGNVPWWAYLLGLHLLPIIWFRVWRGLGSEYRWLLRQPYMAPADPGTFIGFAVRLTQPRWGREDPTQISKLMINAFLEDLRVAYRRRPWRRRAYRRTAYCVAFLKGVSEDNGGLEIVRLFAEVRNDTGAFDPLLLVVSRPEALVEPVPVRELTGTGQDGRHRGLPPYEAWCEQLRNAGGGRNAEFWYLPVRVSAPLPIGDPGRDAQDERTSVARRLQVPPPPVWAGRTATVVSLALTFALIATGIAYGVANEWEWRRQHCGLSRSDPDARTLQRESTDECVGVAPHGFAFGSTDPRVQQTLRTIARQNAEAERKHAADPSRRLVTLVHLSALLSAPMGETSNTLSYAREQLQGAASAQRRQLDRQGPDEPLLRIFPAAAGSGMRFGADVASTIKRMMRTDPTIVGVTGLDQSRKATITTIGALTRVGLPMVATTLSADTLPENSALYYQVSPQNRREAAISAAYADHLADSGKLKERAVRVVYSLDATDEYSANLRADAVAAFRHAGFHVDEQGYVPSPAPADGSSGPGARTIGEQACGYRGLVFFTGRSEDFETILGATNDTCGSSPPTFLGGDDVARLGADPGRRRAFPRVPYEFLDFTVGSASCNGHSDLYSTMQELFPDECRNVQDTSLDGHAALAFDAANLYLKAIARLQDTAPDTPLTPAAVWYALSGIHGSAALDGESGRIDFGGAVGRQVPVDKLVSVQRVEGAQRPQQMGFCGRRGSDEGAAWCPPSEAG is encoded by the coding sequence GTGGCGACCGTGGAACCCGTCTTCGAGCATGCCGACCGGCTCTTCGACCTCCTGCGCCGGCTCGTGCGCAGGCCGGGCAAGGGGGAGGTGCCGAGTGAGGTGCCGGAGCGGGACGGAATCCCGATACTGGGCCTGCTCGGCGACCACCAGGACGGTCTCGCCGAGCAGGTCGTGGCGGCGTTGGGCGCGGCCCAGCCCCGATCCGTCCCGCACGAGCTCGTCGACCTCGACCTGAGGCGGGCGGAGGTCGTCGCCGAGCGCGGCGACCCCTCGGCCGCGAACCACCTCGACCCCGACTGGCAGCGCGCCGAACTGTGCAGGCGCATCCTCGTCCAGCTGGCCGACGAGTACTCGTCCCCGCGCTACGGGCACGACAGGAGCGTACGTTTCCGGCGGCTCGGGCTCGTCAACTGGCTGCTGGAGATGACGGACACGGTCCGGCAGCCCGACAGCCAGCACGGCCAGATCGTGCTGAGGCGGCTGCGTGACCGCGAGCTGGAGCGAAGACGCCTGTTCGGATTCATGCGCAGCCCGAGCACCGAGGTCGCGTTGCAGGGGAACGTGCCTTGGTGGGCGTACCTGCTCGGGCTGCACCTTCTGCCGATCATCTGGTTCCGGGTGTGGCGCGGTCTGGGCAGCGAGTACCGGTGGCTGTTGCGCCAGCCCTACATGGCGCCGGCCGATCCCGGGACCTTCATCGGGTTCGCCGTACGGCTCACCCAGCCCCGCTGGGGGCGTGAAGACCCCACGCAGATCAGCAAGTTGATGATCAACGCGTTCCTGGAGGACCTGCGGGTCGCCTACCGGCGGCGGCCGTGGCGCCGCCGCGCGTACCGCCGCACGGCGTACTGCGTGGCGTTCCTGAAGGGGGTGAGCGAGGACAACGGCGGCCTGGAGATCGTGCGGCTGTTCGCCGAGGTGCGCAATGACACCGGCGCCTTCGACCCGCTGCTCCTCGTGGTGAGCCGGCCGGAGGCACTGGTCGAACCCGTACCCGTCCGGGAACTCACGGGGACGGGGCAGGACGGCCGGCACAGAGGGCTCCCCCCGTACGAGGCCTGGTGCGAGCAGCTGAGGAACGCCGGGGGCGGCCGGAACGCGGAGTTCTGGTACCTGCCGGTGCGGGTGTCCGCGCCGCTGCCGATCGGCGATCCCGGCCGCGACGCGCAGGACGAGCGCACGTCCGTGGCCCGCCGGCTTCAGGTGCCCCCGCCGCCGGTCTGGGCCGGACGCACGGCCACGGTCGTGTCCCTCGCCCTCACCTTCGCACTGATCGCCACCGGCATCGCCTACGGCGTCGCGAACGAGTGGGAGTGGCGGCGGCAGCACTGCGGACTGAGCCGGTCCGACCCGGATGCGCGGACCCTGCAGCGGGAGTCGACCGACGAATGCGTCGGCGTCGCCCCGCACGGATTCGCCTTCGGCTCCACCGACCCGCGGGTGCAGCAGACCCTGCGGACCATCGCCCGGCAGAACGCGGAGGCGGAGCGGAAGCACGCCGCCGACCCCTCCAGGCGGCTCGTCACCCTGGTCCATCTGTCCGCCCTGCTCAGCGCCCCCATGGGGGAGACGTCCAACACGCTGTCGTACGCGCGCGAGCAGTTGCAGGGCGCGGCGAGCGCGCAGCGGCGGCAACTCGACAGGCAGGGGCCGGACGAGCCCCTCCTGCGGATCTTCCCGGCCGCCGCCGGTTCCGGCATGCGGTTCGGGGCCGATGTCGCGAGCACGATCAAGCGGATGATGCGGACCGACCCGACCATCGTCGGCGTCACCGGCCTCGACCAGAGCCGCAAGGCCACGATCACGACCATCGGCGCACTCACCCGGGTCGGCCTTCCCATGGTCGCCACCACACTGTCCGCCGACACCCTCCCGGAGAACTCGGCGCTCTACTACCAGGTATCGCCGCAGAACCGGCGCGAGGCCGCGATCTCCGCCGCCTACGCCGACCACCTCGCCGACTCGGGGAAGCTGAAAGAGCGCGCGGTACGCGTCGTGTACTCCCTCGATGCGACCGACGAGTACAGCGCGAACCTGCGGGCGGACGCCGTCGCGGCCTTCCGGCACGCGGGTTTCCACGTGGACGAACAGGGCTACGTCCCCTCTCCCGCGCCCGCTGACGGTTCCTCGGGGCCGGGCGCACGCACCATCGGCGAGCAGGCCTGCGGTTACCGGGGGCTGGTCTTCTTCACCGGCCGGTCCGAGGACTTCGAGACGATACTGGGTGCCACCAACGACACCTGCGGGTCCAGTCCGCCCACGTTCCTCGGCGGCGACGACGTGGCCCGCCTCGGCGCCGACCCGGGGCGGCGCAGGGCCTTCCCCCGGGTCCCGTACGAGTTCCTCGACTTCACCGTCGGCTCGGCCTCCTGCAACGGGCACAGCGACCTGTACAGCACGATGCAGGAGCTGTTCCCCGACGAGTGCCGGAACGTCCAGGACACCTCGCTGGACGGACACGCGGCCCTCGCCTTCGACGCGGCGAACCTCTACCTCAAGGCCATCGCCCGCCTCCAGGACACCGCCCCGGACACACCGCTGACCCCGGCCGCCGTCTGGTACGCCCTGAGCGGCATCCACGGCTCCGCCGCGCTCGACGGGGAGAGCGGACGCATCGACTTCGGAGGTGCGGTGGGCCGGCAGGTCCCGGTCGACAAACTCGTCTCCGTCCAGCGGGTGGAAGGCGCCCAGCGGCCGCAGCAGATGGGGTTCTGCGGACGCCGGGGAAGCGACGAGGGGGCGGCGTGGTGCCCGCCTTCGGAGGCCGGTTAG
- a CDS encoding DUF397 domain-containing protein: protein MSTEAFQWFKSTYSGDEGGQCLEVAFTAPQPNDNAAVHIRDSKNPTGPTLQVTPATWVAFAAYAARRAALS, encoded by the coding sequence ATGAGCACCGAAGCATTTCAGTGGTTCAAGTCGACCTACAGCGGTGACGAGGGCGGCCAGTGCCTCGAAGTCGCCTTCACCGCCCCCCAGCCCAACGACAACGCGGCGGTCCACATCCGCGACTCCAAGAACCCCACCGGCCCCACCCTCCAGGTAACCCCGGCCACCTGGGTCGCCTTCGCCGCCTACGCGGCACGCCGGGCAGCCCTCAGCTGA
- a CDS encoding ATP-binding protein, whose amino-acid sequence MNEMIQLPPLRERFFRRERRSVPAARQFAYEVLAGWGLEKAERCDDVLLCVSELATNALVHGVPPGRCFRVFLRYDGAVLRVEVHDSGPGEPRIPLEADEGGRGLLLVAALSDKWGVGERDPGKVVWCEFLSPLRPGS is encoded by the coding sequence GTGAACGAGATGATCCAACTCCCGCCCCTGCGCGAGAGGTTCTTCCGGAGGGAGCGCCGGTCCGTCCCGGCCGCACGGCAGTTCGCGTACGAGGTCCTGGCCGGCTGGGGGCTCGAGAAGGCGGAACGGTGCGACGACGTGTTGTTGTGTGTCAGCGAGTTGGCGACGAACGCGCTGGTGCACGGCGTGCCGCCGGGCCGTTGCTTCCGGGTGTTCCTGCGGTACGACGGCGCGGTGCTGCGGGTCGAGGTGCACGACAGCGGCCCCGGTGAGCCGCGCATCCCGTTGGAGGCGGACGAGGGCGGCCGGGGACTGCTCCTGGTGGCGGCGCTCTCGGACAAGTGGGGGGTGGGGGAGCGGGACCCCGGCAAGGTGGTGTGGTGCGAATTTCTGTCACCGCTGCGGCCAGGCAGTTGA
- a CDS encoding peptidoglycan-binding protein has product MSRWKALPADLDPRVRQLVVRLRRLKDHGDLSMQRLAAKTGYSQKSWERYLNGRSLPPREAVEALAQVGGEDPTRLLVLHELAAEGWEKRRRDTPVAEADGEEPSAAEAGTSSTDDETLSAADGRSARPHGRSLRIAVAAGAVALVLAVVSAVLLAVRLTDHSADDKAATTRPATTAGSFPTSGSAPSYTCRIQRTDGHWYAGNSRTQDAILAQGLAGPDVAEAQCLLRRAGFSPGGIDGVYGPLTERAVKDLQKRAGLPPDGIVGPHTWGALRK; this is encoded by the coding sequence ATGTCGCGTTGGAAAGCGCTGCCCGCAGACCTGGATCCGCGTGTGCGGCAGTTGGTGGTGCGATTACGGCGGCTGAAGGACCACGGCGATCTGAGCATGCAGCGGCTGGCGGCGAAGACGGGCTACAGCCAGAAGTCGTGGGAGCGGTACCTCAACGGCAGGTCCCTGCCGCCCCGGGAGGCCGTGGAGGCACTGGCCCAGGTCGGCGGCGAGGATCCGACACGACTGCTGGTGCTGCACGAACTGGCCGCGGAGGGCTGGGAGAAGCGGCGGCGGGACACGCCGGTGGCGGAGGCGGACGGGGAGGAGCCTTCGGCGGCCGAGGCCGGGACGTCCTCGACTGACGACGAGACCCTGTCCGCGGCGGACGGCAGGTCGGCGCGGCCGCACGGACGTTCGTTGCGCATCGCGGTTGCGGCGGGAGCCGTGGCCCTGGTGCTGGCCGTCGTCTCGGCGGTTCTCCTGGCCGTCCGCCTCACGGACCACAGCGCCGACGACAAGGCGGCGACGACCCGCCCCGCCACGACCGCCGGGTCCTTCCCGACGTCGGGGTCGGCGCCGTCGTACACCTGCCGCATCCAGCGGACCGACGGCCACTGGTACGCGGGCAACAGCCGTACGCAGGACGCGATCCTGGCGCAGGGCCTGGCGGGGCCGGACGTGGCCGAGGCGCAGTGTCTGCTGCGCCGGGCGGGCTTCTCCCCGGGCGGCATCGACGGTGTCTACGGACCGCTGACCGAGCGCGCGGTCAAGGACCTGCAGAAGCGGGCCGGCCTGCCCCCGGACGGCATCGTCGGACCGCACACCTGGGGGGCGCTCCGCAAATGA
- a CDS encoding helix-turn-helix domain-containing protein gives MTSRKPPRKKNVSAMKMLGVQLGTARRAAGHTQGSLARELMVDEETIASIEQGRRPLKPDLAEALDQLLDTKGLLTAGVANLPEIDQFPMWAELYIHHEREAIALSWYDTLVVPGILQTEAYARAVLRNRVPAYDEDEVETRTAARVERQEILHRKVPPTLSFVVWEPVLHLGIGDPRVRREQLRHLREIAELPGIAMQFLPLDSPYHAGLNGPFTLLETPDHQHLAYTESQRGSQWVSDPDEVSILARKYAMLRTQALTTHDSMGLLDRLLGET, from the coding sequence ATGACCTCCAGGAAGCCTCCACGGAAGAAGAACGTCTCGGCCATGAAGATGCTGGGCGTCCAGCTGGGCACGGCCCGCCGTGCGGCGGGCCACACCCAAGGATCCCTGGCCAGGGAGCTCATGGTCGACGAGGAGACCATCGCGTCGATCGAACAGGGACGACGACCGCTGAAGCCGGATCTCGCCGAGGCGCTGGACCAACTCCTGGACACCAAGGGGTTATTGACCGCGGGGGTGGCCAACCTTCCCGAGATCGACCAGTTCCCGATGTGGGCCGAGCTGTACATCCACCACGAGCGCGAGGCTATTGCCCTGTCCTGGTACGACACCTTGGTCGTGCCTGGCATCCTCCAAACCGAGGCATACGCCCGCGCCGTGCTGCGCAATCGTGTACCGGCGTACGACGAGGACGAGGTCGAGACCCGTACGGCGGCCCGTGTCGAGCGTCAGGAGATTCTGCACCGGAAGGTCCCGCCGACTTTGAGCTTCGTCGTGTGGGAACCCGTACTGCACCTGGGAATCGGTGATCCAAGGGTGCGCAGGGAGCAGCTACGGCACCTGCGCGAGATCGCTGAACTGCCGGGCATCGCCATGCAGTTCCTGCCCTTGGACAGCCCCTACCACGCTGGCCTCAACGGCCCGTTCACCCTCCTGGAGACGCCCGACCACCAGCACCTCGCCTACACCGAGTCCCAGCGCGGCAGCCAGTGGGTCTCCGACCCGGACGAGGTGTCCATCCTGGCGCGCAAATATGCGATGCTGCGAACACAGGCCCTGACCACTCATGACTCCATGGGTCTGCTCGACCGCTTGCTGGGAGAAACATGA
- a CDS encoding phosphotransferase family protein: MLPSVDTNDELKAMVSDEGVLRPAVLHLLDQMGLVGLAVRRFPDGTLPVYAVGGDLVLKLYPRFEAREAVREARVLHHLWGQLKLPTPRLIGTEEFVNGWRWVLMSRLPGWTLNDVWHRLTAAEQDRIVTESAEALASLHAMFWNPLTDIVGPPDWTAFLRSQRAGAVEWHRHSGVSEPWLSRIPDFLDSVPLPVSTERVLLHTEFMSEHLTIDMRGGRVLTGLFDFEPAMIGDPAYDFVCVGLFVTRADPRQLRRFYEAYGRTPYDPDQLMAYTLLHVYSDLPFYLHELPHPAEPRFDALAELWFGTDG; this comes from the coding sequence ATGCTGCCGAGCGTCGACACGAACGACGAGTTGAAAGCCATGGTCTCGGACGAGGGGGTGTTGCGCCCGGCTGTGCTCCATCTGCTCGACCAGATGGGCCTTGTGGGGCTGGCGGTGCGCCGCTTCCCGGACGGGACACTGCCGGTGTACGCGGTCGGGGGCGACTTGGTGCTGAAGCTCTATCCGCGGTTCGAGGCGCGGGAAGCCGTCCGTGAGGCACGGGTGTTGCACCACCTGTGGGGTCAACTGAAGCTCCCCACTCCGCGGTTGATCGGCACCGAGGAGTTCGTGAACGGCTGGCGGTGGGTGCTGATGTCCCGGCTGCCCGGATGGACCCTCAACGACGTCTGGCACCGGCTCACCGCCGCGGAACAGGACCGTATCGTCACGGAGTCGGCCGAGGCGCTGGCCTCGCTGCACGCGATGTTCTGGAACCCGCTGACGGACATCGTCGGGCCGCCGGACTGGACGGCGTTCCTGCGCAGCCAGCGCGCCGGGGCGGTCGAGTGGCACCGTCACTCCGGGGTGAGTGAGCCCTGGCTGAGCCGGATCCCCGACTTCCTGGACTCCGTGCCGCTGCCCGTGTCCACCGAACGCGTGCTGCTGCACACCGAGTTCATGAGCGAGCACCTGACCATCGACATGCGCGGCGGGCGCGTGCTGACCGGCCTGTTCGACTTCGAGCCGGCGATGATCGGTGACCCGGCGTACGACTTCGTCTGCGTCGGCCTGTTCGTCACCCGCGCCGACCCGCGCCAGCTCCGCCGTTTCTACGAGGCCTACGGACGCACCCCGTACGACCCGGACCAGCTGATGGCGTACACCCTGCTGCACGTCTACAGCGATCTGCCCTTCTACCTCCACGAGCTGCCGCATCCGGCCGAACCACGTTTCGACGCACTCGCCGAGCTGTGGTTCGGCACGGACGGCTGA
- a CDS encoding helix-turn-helix domain-containing protein yields MTRPTGTQGTTSAERARLAAELRELKVRTGLSLARLEERTPYSKSSWERYLNGKTLPPRQAVLDLCHLAREPAARCLALWELAESEASGRARAEEPPTAPAQQSPPPPASSPSPASSRSPAADGDTAGTTDADAANATDTVKTTGSSPAPADETGHAVRKGAAAALVAAVCALATGAVALVLFLLPHPGEAPRSFPSPPQPVLAPLCGGATCEGGDPMALHCGPHPATLASHHTAAGVGMELRYSKECGASWARVWGAHVGDRIEVTADGRSHSARVKDADEAKDYVYTPMAATRPGTAVRACFRPTTGGRPECVEGRTTAPPPTSATVH; encoded by the coding sequence ATGACCCGGCCGACGGGGACGCAGGGGACGACGTCCGCGGAGCGGGCGCGGTTGGCGGCCGAACTGCGTGAGCTGAAGGTGCGCACCGGTCTGAGCCTGGCCCGCCTGGAGGAACGCACCCCGTACAGCAAGTCGTCCTGGGAGCGCTATCTCAACGGCAAGACACTGCCGCCGCGCCAGGCCGTGCTGGACCTGTGCCACCTCGCCCGCGAACCCGCCGCTCGCTGTCTGGCCCTGTGGGAACTGGCGGAGTCGGAGGCGAGCGGACGCGCACGGGCGGAGGAGCCGCCCACGGCCCCGGCACAGCAGTCACCCCCGCCTCCGGCTTCGTCCCCCTCCCCGGCTTCGTCCCGCTCCCCGGCCGCGGACGGGGACACGGCGGGGACCACGGATGCGGACGCGGCGAACGCCACGGACACGGTCAAGACCACTGGCTCCTCCCCTGCCCCGGCCGACGAAACGGGACACGCCGTCCGGAAGGGCGCGGCCGCCGCGCTGGTCGCCGCCGTATGCGCCCTCGCCACCGGAGCCGTCGCCCTGGTCCTCTTCCTCCTGCCGCACCCGGGCGAGGCCCCGCGGTCGTTTCCGTCCCCGCCCCAACCCGTCCTCGCCCCGCTCTGCGGGGGCGCCACCTGCGAGGGCGGGGACCCGATGGCCCTGCACTGCGGCCCCCACCCGGCCACCCTGGCGTCGCACCACACCGCAGCCGGCGTAGGTATGGAACTGCGCTACAGCAAGGAGTGCGGCGCGAGTTGGGCCCGGGTGTGGGGCGCCCATGTCGGCGACCGGATCGAGGTGACCGCGGACGGCCGCAGCCACTCGGCCCGGGTCAAGGACGCCGACGAGGCGAAGGACTACGTCTACACCCCCATGGCCGCCACCCGCCCCGGCACCGCCGTCCGGGCGTGCTTCCGACCGACGACGGGCGGGCGACCGGAGTGCGTCGAGGGCCGCACGACGGCTCCGCCTCCAACCTCGGCGACCGTCCACTGA
- the hemB gene encoding porphobilinogen synthase encodes MTKYGSFPGTRPRRLRSTPVMRRMIAETRLHPADFILPAFVREGVSEPVPIASMPGVVQHTRDSLKKAALEAVEAGVSGIMLFGVPEESKKDAVGTPGTDPDGILQVAIRDVRAEVGDDLLVMSDLCLDETTDHGHCGVLDARGRVDNDATLERYAEMAQVQADAGAHVVGPSGMMDGQIGVIRDALDQIGREDVAILAYTAKYSSAFYGPFREAVASSLKGDRKTYQQDPANWRESLRELALDLEEGADMVMVKPAGPYLDILARVADAVDVPVAAYQISGEYAMIEAAAEKGWLDRDRAILETLTGIKRAGARNILTYWATEVAQKLR; translated from the coding sequence ATGACGAAGTACGGATCCTTCCCCGGTACCCGTCCCCGGCGCCTGCGCTCCACGCCCGTCATGCGCCGCATGATCGCCGAGACCCGGCTGCACCCCGCCGACTTCATCCTCCCGGCCTTCGTGCGCGAGGGCGTCAGCGAGCCCGTGCCGATCGCGTCCATGCCCGGTGTCGTGCAGCACACCCGGGACAGCCTGAAGAAGGCGGCGCTGGAGGCCGTGGAGGCCGGGGTGTCCGGGATCATGCTCTTCGGGGTGCCCGAGGAGTCGAAGAAGGACGCCGTCGGAACGCCGGGCACCGACCCGGACGGGATTCTTCAGGTCGCCATCCGGGACGTGCGCGCCGAGGTCGGGGACGACCTCCTCGTCATGTCGGACCTGTGCCTGGACGAGACCACCGATCACGGGCACTGCGGCGTGCTCGACGCCAGGGGCCGGGTCGACAACGACGCCACCCTCGAGCGGTACGCCGAGATGGCGCAGGTCCAGGCCGACGCCGGCGCCCATGTCGTCGGGCCCAGCGGGATGATGGACGGGCAGATCGGCGTCATCCGCGACGCGCTCGACCAGATCGGGCGCGAGGACGTCGCGATCCTCGCCTACACCGCCAAGTACTCCTCCGCCTTCTACGGGCCGTTCCGCGAGGCCGTCGCCTCCTCGCTGAAGGGCGACCGGAAGACCTACCAGCAGGACCCCGCCAACTGGCGCGAGTCCCTGCGCGAACTCGCCCTCGACCTCGAGGAGGGCGCCGACATGGTGATGGTCAAGCCGGCCGGGCCCTACCTCGACATCCTGGCGAGGGTCGCGGACGCGGTCGACGTGCCCGTGGCCGCGTACCAGATCTCCGGTGAGTACGCCATGATCGAGGCCGCCGCCGAGAAGGGCTGGCTCGACCGCGACCGCGCGATCCTGGAGACCCTGACCGGAATCAAGCGCGCCGGTGCGCGGAACATCCTCACCTACTGGGCCACCGAGGTCGCGCAGAAGCTGCGGTGA
- a CDS encoding peptidoglycan-binding domain-containing protein, which translates to MRPNLMARTLVAATAVAGIAAGSLAGATAGFAASAPAAKPAMSTQAVSVQAVNNLGLNTNEAKGIQRVLKRDWGYKGAIDGRLGTESWKAMQRYLHKYWGYNKKIDGVVGSDTVKALQRMLKKYCGYKGKIDGIAGKDTRAAFKWFANHYA; encoded by the coding sequence ATGCGACCGAACCTCATGGCCAGGACCCTCGTCGCCGCCACCGCCGTCGCCGGGATCGCCGCCGGCAGCCTTGCGGGTGCGACCGCGGGCTTCGCGGCCTCCGCGCCGGCCGCCAAGCCGGCGATGAGCACCCAGGCCGTCTCCGTGCAGGCGGTGAACAACCTCGGCCTGAACACGAACGAGGCCAAGGGCATTCAGCGGGTGCTGAAGCGCGACTGGGGCTACAAGGGGGCCATCGACGGCCGGCTCGGCACCGAGAGCTGGAAGGCCATGCAGCGCTACCTCCACAAGTACTGGGGCTACAACAAGAAGATCGACGGCGTCGTCGGCAGCGACACGGTGAAGGCGCTGCAGCGCATGCTGAAGAAGTACTGCGGCTACAAGGGCAAGATCGACGGAATCGCCGGGAAGGACACCAGGGCCGCCTTCAAGTGGTTCGCCAACCACTACGCCTGA
- a CDS encoding SAM-dependent methyltransferase yields MSDDALSHDPAELRKRIDTTKAHPARVYDVFLGGKDNYPVDRAAAAAALAANPRGYLDVRHNRDFLRRAVNRLAKEDGIRQFLDIGTGLPTGENVHQIAQRINPDSRVVYVDNDPVVLAHARALLTSGPQGRTDYIDADLKSPDRILEQAAKTLDFDQPVALVLVAILHFVEDEEAYQIVRELMDALPSGSRLVLSHLTEDLNPENIRAVQRTYTERGFTFVLRSKDEVARFFTDTPGLTADEPGVVPVHHWHQDGAAPVPEAVDPAYLATLDDIEKVRYRDINDVTDADINVYAATGRKA; encoded by the coding sequence ATGTCCGACGATGCCCTCAGCCACGACCCGGCCGAGCTGCGCAAGCGGATCGACACCACCAAGGCCCATCCGGCCCGCGTCTACGACGTCTTCCTCGGCGGCAAGGACAACTACCCGGTGGACCGCGCGGCCGCCGCCGCGGCGCTCGCCGCCAACCCGCGCGGCTACCTCGACGTGCGGCACAACCGCGACTTCCTGCGCCGCGCCGTGAACCGGCTGGCGAAGGAGGACGGCATCCGGCAGTTCCTCGACATCGGCACCGGCCTGCCGACCGGCGAGAACGTCCACCAGATCGCCCAGCGCATCAACCCCGACTCCCGGGTCGTCTACGTCGACAACGACCCGGTCGTCCTGGCGCACGCCCGTGCCCTGCTCACCAGCGGACCCCAGGGCCGCACGGACTACATAGACGCCGACCTCAAGAGCCCCGACCGGATCCTCGAACAGGCCGCGAAGACCCTCGACTTCGACCAGCCGGTCGCCCTCGTGCTCGTGGCGATCCTGCACTTCGTCGAGGACGAGGAGGCGTACCAGATCGTGCGCGAGCTGATGGACGCGCTGCCCTCCGGGAGCCGGCTGGTGCTCAGCCACCTCACCGAGGATCTCAACCCGGAGAACATCCGCGCCGTCCAGCGCACCTACACCGAGCGCGGCTTCACCTTCGTGCTGCGCTCCAAGGACGAGGTCGCCCGGTTCTTCACCGACACCCCGGGCCTCACAGCGGACGAGCCGGGTGTCGTCCCGGTCCACCACTGGCACCAGGACGGCGCGGCACCCGTCCCCGAGGCCGTGGACCCCGCCTACCTCGCCACCCTCGACGACATCGAGAAGGTCCGTTACCGCGACATCAACGACGTCACCGATGCCGACATCAACGTGTACGCGGCCACCGGTCGAAAGGCCTGA